A single genomic interval of Gossypium raimondii isolate GPD5lz chromosome 11, ASM2569854v1, whole genome shotgun sequence harbors:
- the LOC105804747 gene encoding glucan endo-1,3-beta-glucosidase 8 — MGNSCFLGILVTISLCLQLFGGGVHGLGVNWGTMASHKLPPKTVVQMLKDNGIKKVKLFDADSTTMNALAGSDIEVMVAIPNDQLLAMNSYKRAKDWVRRNVTRYNFDGGVNIKYVAVGNEPFLTTYNGSFINITFPALENIQNALNEAGVGDSIKATVPSNADVYNSPESNPVPSAGRFRPDISGLMTQIVEFLAKNGAPFTINIYPFLSLYGNDDFPFNYAFFDGGNPIVDNGIQYTNVFDANFDTLVSSLRAIGHGDMTIIVGEVGWPTDGDKNANIANAQRFYNGLMPRLAGNVGTPLRPGYLEVYLFGLLDEDVKSVAPGNFERHWGIYRYDGQPKFPLDLSGQNQNRFLIPAQNVEYLPQKWCVFNPNANDLSKLADNINYACTFSDCTALGYGSSCNILDANGNASYAFNMYYQVQNQDDMACNFQGLATVITHNPSQGTCNFIIQIASSSFAIGPSLIGMTFFAVIATVLL, encoded by the exons ATGGGAAATTCTTGTTTTTTAGGAATATTGGTAACAATATCCCTGTGTCTTCAGTTGTTTGGTGGTGGTGTTCATGGTCTTGGTGTGAATTGGGGTACCATGGCATCACATAAACTTCCCCCCAAAACAGTGGTTCAGATGTTAAAAGACAATGGAATAAAGAAAGTTAAGCTTTTTGATGCAGATTCAACTACTATGAATGCTCTTGCAGGAAGTGATATCGAAGTCATGGTTGCTATTCCTAATGATCAACTTCTTGCCATGAACAGCTATAAACGTGCTAAAGATTGGGTTAGGAGGAATGTCACAAGATATAATTTCGATGGAGGTGTTAACATTAA GTATGTAGCTGTTGGCAACGAGCCATTTCTCACAACTTACAACGGCTCGTTCATAAACATCACGTTCCCTGCgcttgaaaatattcaaaatgcaCTTAACGAAGCTGGGGTTGGGGACTCGATAAAGGCAACCGTGCCTTCAAATGCAGATGTCTACAACTCACCAGAAAGCAACCCTGTTCCATCAGCTGGTCGGTTTCGGCCTGATATCAGTGGACTTATGACACAGATTGTTGAATTTCTAGCCAAGAACGGTGCACCTTTCACCATAAACATCTACCCTTTCCTCAGTCTCTATGGAAATGATGACTTCCCCTTTAACTATGCTTTCTTTGATGGAGGAAACCCGATTGTTGATAACGGGATTCAGTACACGAACGTTTTCGATGCCAACTTTGACACATTGGTTTCATCTTTGAGAGCTATAGGGCATGGGGACATGACCATTATTGTTGGGGAGGTCGGTTGGCCCACAGACGGAGACAAGAATGCCAATATAGCTAATGCTCAGAGATTTTACAACGGGCTCATGCCTAGACTTGCAGGCAACGTCGGCACACCTTTGCGGCCAGGATATTTAGAAGTGTACTTATTTGGCCTTCTAGATGAAGATGTAAAGAGTGTTGCTCCGGGAAACTTTGAGCGGCATTGGGGAATCTATAGGTATGACGGGCAGCCTAAATTCCCACTCGATCTTTCAGGCCAGAATCAGAACCGGTTCCTCATCCCTGCTCAGAATGTCGAATATCTTCCTCAGAAATGGTGCGTGTTCAATCCAAATGCTAATGACCTGAGCAAACTTGCAGACAACATAAACTATGCCTGCACCTTCTCCGATTGCACAGCACTTGGCTACGGATCTTCATGTAACATCCTGGATGCGAATGGGAACGCATCCTACGCATTTAACATGTACTACCAGGTGCAAAACCAGGATGACATGGCCTGTAATTTTCAAGGTCTAGCCACGGTTATAACACACAATCCTTCACAAGGGACTTGCAATTTTATCATTCAAATTGCGTCTTCTTCTTTTGCTATTGGTCCCTCACTGATAGGAATGACATTTTTTGCTGTAATAGCAACTGTATTGCTATAA